GCATCAACAGCTGCCTCAGCCTGGCGGTGATGCATCAGGATGACGAGATCACGACGATCGAGGGGCTGGGCACGCCCGACAACCTCCACGCGCTGCAATCTGCCTTCGTCCGGCACGACGGCTATCAATGCGGCTATTGCACCCCCGGCCAGATCTGCTCCGCGGTCGGCATGCTGGACGAGGTGCGCAAGGGGTGGGCGAGCCACGTCACCGACGACCTCGATGCCCCCCGGTTCGACGACGAGGAGATCAGCGAGCGGATGAGCGGCAACCTGTGCCGTTGCGCCGCCTATCCCAACATCGTCGATGCGATCCGCGAGGTCGCCGAGGCGGATGGCACCGTCGACATTGCCCTTCGGCACAAGGTGGAGACGGGCGCATGAAGACCTTTACCTACGCCAAGGCGGACAGCACCGACACCGCGGTGCGCGACGCCCACGCATCGGGCGCCAAATATATCGCCGGCGGCACCAACCTGCTCGACCTGATGAAATTGCAGGTCGAGACGCCGGACAAGCTGGTCGACATCAGTCGCCTGCCGCTCGGCGAGATCGAGGAGCGCGAGGATGGCGGTCTGACCATCGGCGCGCTGGTACCGAACTCCGACCTCGCCGCCGACCCGCGGGTCATCGAAAAGTACGAAGTGCTGAGCCGCGCGCTTCTTGCCGGAGCCTCCGGCCAGTTGCGCAACAAGGCGTCGACCGGGGGCAATCTGCTCCAGCGTACCCGCTGCTATTATTTCTACGACACCGCGACGGCCTGCAACAAGCGCGAGCCCGGAACCGGCTGTTCGGCGGTCGGCGGCTTCAACCGCGTGCTCGCCGTGCTCGGCACGTCGGACCAGTGCATCGCGACGCACCCCAGCGATATGGCGGTGGCGATGCGCGCGCTCGACGCGACGATCATCACGCAGACGTCGGATGGCGACAAGCGGCGGATATCGATCCACGATTTCTACCGCCTGCCCGGCGAGACGCCCAACATCGAAACGGTATTGCAGCCGGGCGAGCTTATCACGCACGTCGAACTGCCTGCCCCGCCGAGCGGAAAGCAGGTCTACCGCAAGGTCCGCGACCGCGCCTCCTACGCCTTCGCGCTCGTGTCGATCGCCGGCGTCGTCAGCGTCGAGGATGGCAGGATCGCCAGCGCCGCCCTCGCCTTTGGCGGCCTTGGCCCGATGCCGTGGCGCAACCCGGCGGTCGAGGCGGCGCTGGTCGGACAGGCGCCGTCCGATGCGGTGTTCAACGCCGCCGCCGACGCCTTGCTGGCCGATGCCAGAGGCTATGGCTCGAACGACTTCAAGATCCCGCTGGCGCGTCGGGTCCTGATCGCCACGCTGCGCGACCTGACGGGAGAATGAGTATGTTCGGATTCGGCAGCGACACCAATGCGCTCACCATGAACAAGTCGCATCCCGACAGCCTGCTCGATTCGTCGGTGCAGGACATCATCGGAAAGCCGATCGACCGTATCGACGGCCCGCGGAAAGTGTCGGGAACGGCGACCTACGCCGCGGAATACCAGCTGGACAACGTCGCCTACGGCTATCTCGTCCGTGCCACCGTCGGCGCCGGCAAGATCAGGTCGCTGGACGCCACCCGCGCCAAGGCGATGCCGGGCGTCGTCGACGTCATCACCGATTACGCCAGCTTCATCCGCAATCCCCAACAGGGCGGCGAGACGAGCGCACCGGCGCAGGGGGTCGAGGACGTCGCCTATCACGGTGAGATCATCGCGATCGTCGTCGCCGAAAGCTATGAAGTCGCACGCGATGCCGCGCTGCAGGTCAGCGTCGATTACGAACCGGCCGAAGGTCGCTACAGCTTCCTCGCCCACCGCGAGGAAGCGGAAAAGCCCGCGCCGCAGCAGATCCCGCCGCACCACAGCCAGGGCGACGTCGACAAGGCGATGGCGGACGCGACGCACACGATCGACGTCACCTATACGACGCCCAGCCAGAATTCCGCCGCGATGGAACCGCACGCCAGCCTCGCCGTGTGGGAAGAGGGCAAGCTGACCCTGTACGGCGCCTATCAGATGCCCTCTTCGGACAAGCTCCAGCTCGCCAAGGCGCTGGGTGTGTCGGCGGACAAGGTGCGCATCGTCGCGGCCTTCGTCGGTGGTGGCTTCGGATCGAAGCTGGGCATCGCCCCCGAAAGCGTCGCGGCGGCGATCGCGGCGAAGCGTCTCGGCCGGCCGGTCAAGGCGGTGATGGCGCGCCAGCAGGTGTTCGACGCGACCGTCCGCCGCTCCAACACCGAACAGCGTCTGCGGCTTGCCGCCGATGCCGAGGGCAGGCTGTCGGCGATCGGCCACGAGACGCTGGTGTCGAACCTGCCGGGCGAGGATTATTTCGAGCCTGCGGGCGTTTCGACGCATTTCCTCTATGCCGGTGAGAACCGCCTCATCACCCATGACATCGTCCGGCTCGACTGGATGCTGGCAGGATCGATGCGCGCACCGGGCGAGGCGGTCGGGCTGATCGCGCTGGAGGGCGCGATGGACGAACTGGCGGAGAAGACCGGGATCGACCCGATCGAACTGCGCCGGCGCAACGAGCCGGAACAGGACCCGGAAAAGAAGGTCCCCTATTCGTCGCGGGCGCTCATCCCCTGCCTCGATCGCGGTGCCGAGACGTTCGGCTGGTCGCGCCGCAAGCCCGCCGGCACCGACCGACGCGGCGACTGGTTGTACGGCATCGGCGTCGCGTCCGGGGCGCGGTCGAACATGCTCATCAAATCGGCGGCCAAGGTGTCGATCGATGGTCAGGGCAAGGCGATCGTCGAAACCGACATGACCGATATCGGCACCGGCACCTACACGATCCTGGGGCAGATCACCGCGGAGATCCTGGGCCTGCCGATCGAGGACGTGACCGTCCATCTGGGCGACACCGATGCGCCTCCGGGTGCGGGATCGGGCGGCTCCTGGGGTGCCGCATCGTCGGGCACTTCGGTCTACCTCGCCTGCGAGGCGTTGCGCGACAAGATCGCCAAGGCGATGAAGGTCGATGCGGGCGAACTGACGCTGAAGGATGGACGCGCGATCGCCGACAACCGCAGCGTGCCGCTCGCCCAGCTGGTCGGCGAAGGCATGGCGGCGACCGGCGAAGTCAGCCCCGGCAGCCAGGAAAAGACGTTCAACCAGGCCAGCTACGGCGCGCATTTCGCCGAGGTCGCGGTGAACGTGATCACCGGCGAAGTGCGGGTGAAGCGGATGCTCGGCGTGTTCGCCGCGGGTCGCATCCTCAATGAAAAAACCGCGCGTTCGCAATGCCTTGGCGGCATGACCTTCGGTATCGGCTGTGCACTGTCGGAAGAGCTGGTTCACGATCCGCGCAATGGCAAGATCGTCAATCGCGACCTTGGCGAATATCACGTGCCGGTGAACGCCGACGTGCCGCAGCTAGACGTCGACTTCCTCTACGAACGGGACGTCGAGGCGAACCCGCTGCACGCCAAGGGGCTGGGCGAGGTCGGCATCTGCGGCGCGGCGGCGGCGATCGGCAACGCGATCTACAACGCCACCGGCGTGCGGGTGCGCGATTATCCGCTGACCCTCGACAAGCTGCTGGAGGGATTGCCGGCGGTCTGACCCCCTCGTCACCCCGGACCTGTTCCGGGGTGACGGCCGGTCCGGGACGGAACGTGCGCCGACCCTTTGCCCCGGACCGCCCCCATCCTACATCAGCCCGACACCGCTCCGGGCAAGGATCAGACCGGCATGACCGATATTACGATGGACCGGGCACACCGCCCCGACGCCCTCGCCCGCGCGCGTCAGAACCTCCTCGGCCAGCCGATCCCCCGCATCGAAGGCCCGGCGAAGGTCACCGGCACCGCCACCTATGCCTACGAAGGCGCGCCGGACGGCATCGCCTATGCCGTGATCGTCGGCGCCCCCATCGGCAGCGGCCGGGTCACCGCGATCGACACGGCGACTGCCGAGGCGCTGCCCGGCGTCATCGCCGTGATCCACGACGATCCGCGCATCGTGACAGGCGGCAGCAATTCGCAGGCGCAGGCGCACAGCGATACCGACACCATCTTCCACTACGGCCAGCCCGTCGCGATCGTCGTCGCCGAGGATCAGGCGGTCGCCCGCGATGCGGCGAAGCGTGTCGTGGTGCACGCCGAACCCGGCGCGGACCGGTTCGATGCCGGCGCGCAACCGGTACAGCGCGACCACGGCATCGGCTTCCTTCCCGCGATCGACATCGGCGACCTCGACGCCGCGCTCGAACGGGCGGAGGTGACACTCGATCGCCACTATACGACGCCCGTCCACTTCCCCGCCGCGCTCGAACCGCATGCCAGCACCGTCCGCTGGGATGACGGCAAGCTGACGGTGCGGACCAGCAACCAGGTGATCGGATCGGCGAGCGCGACCATCGCCACGGCGCTCGGCATCGACAAGGGCGACGTCCGCGTGCTCGCACCGTTCGTCGGCGGCGGCTTCGGCGGCAAGACCGGCGTCGGGCCGGAGGTGATCCTGGCCGCCATCGCCGCCGAGCGGATCGGCCGCCCGGTCAAGGTCGCGCTGCCCCGTGCGCAGACCGCCTATCTGGTCCATCACCGTTCCGCGACCACGCAGCGCGTCCGCATCGGCGCCGACCGCGATGGTCGCATCACCGCCTTCGCGCACGAAGGAGTGGCCGCGCAGAACGACGATGCGAGTTTCCTCGAACCGATCCCGTTCGGCTCGCTGCCCCTGTATGCGGGTGAGAACCGCCGCTTCCGCACCGACCTCGTCCGGGTCGACCTGCCCGCCACCGGCGCGGTACGCGCACCGGGGGAGGCGATCGGCAGTTTCGCGGTCGAATGCGCAATGGACGAACTGGCCGTGCAGCTGGGGCTCGATCCGATCGCGTTGCGCCGCATCAACGAACCCCGGGTCGATCCGGTCAACGGCAAGCCCTTTTCCACCCGCCGCCTGGTCGACTGCTATGACGAGGGCGCCCGCCGGTTCGGCTGGGATGCCCGGCAGAAGCGCCGCGAGGGCAACTGGCTGATCGGCCACGGCATGGCGGCGGCCCTGCGTGGCAACTTCACCGTCAAGGCGGAGGCGCGCGTCCGCCTCGACACCGATGGCCGGGCGATCGTCGAATGCGACATGACCGACATCGGCACCGGCACCTACACCATCCTCGCGCAGACCGCGGGCGAGATGCTGGGCCTGCCGATCGACCGGGTCGAGGTGCGCATCGGCGACAGCGACCTGCCCGCCAGCGCCGGTTCGGGCGGATCGTTCGGTGCCGGCAGCGCGTGTTCGGCGACGGTGCTGGCGTGCGAGGACATCATCACCGAACTGGCCCGCCGCATGAACGCCGCGCCGGAGGATCTGGTTTTGCAGGACGGCTGCGTCACGGCCGGTGGCCGCAGCGTCGCGCTCGCCGACCTGATCCGGGGCGAATCGATCGTCGCGACCGGCAAGACCGGCCCCGGTGCGGAAACGAAACGCACCAGCCAGGCGAGCCACGGCGCGCATTTCGTCGAGGTCGCGGTCCATGCCGTCACCGGCGAGGTGCGCGTCCGCCGCATGCTGGGCGTGTTCGACATCGGCCGCGTTCTCAACGCCAAAACCGCCGCCAGCCAGCTGATCGGCGGCATGATTTGGGGCCTGTCCTACGCCTTGGGCGAAGCGGCGGAGGTCGACACCCGCAACGGCCATTTCGTCAACCCGGACTTCGGCGAATATCATGTCGCGGTCCACGCCGACGTGCCGCCGATCGAGGTGCATTTCATCGAGGAGATCGACGATCACGCCAACCCGGTGGGGGCAAAGGGCGTAGGCGAACTCGGCATTTCCGGCGCCGGCGCGGCGGTGGCGAACGCGATCCACGATGCGACCGGCGTCAGGGTACGCGACTTTCCGGTAACGCTGGACAAATTGTTGGCAGGATTGCCAAACCTCTAAAATCTCCCCGGCGCGGGACGGGGGACGGGGGACCGGCGCGGCTGGTGGCGGCACACCAGACAGTACCGGCGCCGGACGCTGCCCCACCACCCCGCGCCGCAAGCGCGGTCCCCCTCCCCGTTCCGCGCGGGAATCAGGAAAGACATATCATGGCCGAAAACGATTCCGTCCTTACCGCCGCGCGCAATTGGCAGGGTGAACCGCTCGCCCTCGCGACGGTCGTCTCCACCTGGGGCAGCGCGCCGCGCCCCAAGGGCAGCCACATGCTGGTCCACGCCGACGGCCGCTTCGAAGGCTCCGTGTCCGGCGGTTGCGTGGAAAGCGATATCCTCCAGACCGCCGCCGACGTCATCGCCGGCGCACCGTTTCAGCTGAGGACCTATGGCGTCGCCGACGATGCCGCGTGGGAAGTCGGCCTGCCCTGCGGCGGCGAGATCGCGGTGATGGTCCAGCCGGTGTCGGCGACCGGTTTCGATCCCGAATTGTTCGACCGGATCGCAGAGGCGCGCGACCACGGCCAGGCGGTGACCGTAACCACCGACCTCGCCACCGGTCACAGCGACCTCAAGCCCGCGGAAACCGGCGAGGTGTTCGTCAACCGCTACGATCCGCCCCGCCGGCTGCTGATCGTCGGTGCGGTGCAGATCGCGCAGGCACTCGCCGCGCTCGCCACGACGCTGGGCATCGATACGACCGTCATCGATCCGCGCGCGCGTTTCCTGACCGAGGAACGCTTTCCCGGCGTCACCCTCGACGATCGCTGGCCCGATGAAGCGATCGAGGCGCTGAAGCCGGGCCCGTCGACCGCGGTGGTGACGCTCAGCCACGACATCAAGATCGACGATCCCGCGCTGATCGCGGCGCTCGCCAGCAACGCGCCCTACGTCGGGGCGCTCGGCAGCCGTCGCAGCCATGCCGCGCGCCGCGACCGTCTCGCCGCCGCCGGCCTGTCGGTAGAGCAGATCGACCGCATCGACGCCCCCGTCGGTATCGACATCGGCGCGATCGGCCCGTCGGAGATCGCGCTGTCGATCGCCGCCGCCATGGTCGGGGCATTCCATGGGTTCGGCCATGATCGCGGCTGAGGATTGCGTTCTCGTCCTGCTCGCCGCCGGCCGTTCGCTGCGTATGGGTGACATCGGCAGCAAGCTCGACGAACCGTTCCTCGGCCGTCCGCTCGGCCTGCACGTCGCCGTTGCGCTGGAGGACATGCCGTTCATGGAGCGCGTTGCCGTCGTCGGCCAGGCGGATTGCGACTATGCCGCGCACGGCTTCGTCATCGTCCGCAACGACGACCCGCAGCTCGGCATGGGCCGATCGGTCGCGCTCGGCGTGGACTGCGCCCGCGCACGCGATGCGAAAGCCGTCGTCGTCGCGCTCGCCGACATGCCCCGTGTCACCGCGACCCATATCTACACGCTGCTCGATGCGGTGGATGGTGACGACGCCGTGGTCGCCTCCAGCGATGGCCGCTCGCCCAGGCCCCCGGCCGTCTTCGGCCGCGCCCGGTTCGACACGCTCGTACAGCTGGAGGGCGACGCCGGCGCCCGCGACCTGGTTCGCGCCGGCAAGCACGTGGTGACGACGCCCGCCGAGCTGATCGACGTGGATACGCCGGAGGAACTGGAGCGGCTGCGCGAGCTGGTGAACGCTCCGGAAGCCTACACCCGGCGGCGCCATGGCTGACGCCGCCGCGATGCGATCGCGCCCCGTCGCGGGGCGGCGTTGGACGGGATTCGCCGTTACCCGTTCATAACACGAGTGGAAACGGCCGGGTCTGTCCTACATCGTCCCACGCCGCTACGCCGCGCCGGCATGGCACCCGTCCGACCTGCCGTTCGCCCTGAACGCATCGAAGGGCTGGTATATAAAGATGTCCGGCGCGCGGCATACGTGGCGTCGACGGGCTCGGAAGCAGTCCGGTGCGCTTTCATCGACACCAAATCGGAAACGATCGGCAGGCGATCGTTTCCGTCAGGGTGCCCATGTTGTTCATGTTGTTCATGTTGCCGCGTTACTCATGCCGCAGCGCATCGATCGGATTTAGCGCCGCCGCGCGCCGCGCGGGGAAATAGCCGAACACCACTCCGATCACCGCCGATATCGCAAACGCGATCAGGTTGATCTGCAGGTCGAACGTCCACTGCACCTGCATCAGCGGCGATAGCGCCAGAATGACGCCCTGCGCCAGGATCAGGCCGATCACGCCCCCCAGGCACGACAGTGCGACCGCCTCGACCAGGAACTGCAGCAGCACCTCGCGCGCCACCGCGCCGATCGCCAGCCGGATGCCGATCTCCCGCGTCCGCTCGGTCACCGACACCAGCATGATGTTCATGATGCCGATGCCGCCGACGACCAGGCTGATCGCCGCCACCGCGGCGACGATGCGGGTCAGCAGCGTCGTCGTGCCGGTCAGCGTGTCGGAAATCTGCTTGGTATCGAAGATGTTGAAATCGTCGTCGCGCCCGCCGGTCAGATGCCGGCGTTCGCGTAACAGCGCGCTGATCGACGCCTGTACCGCGCTGCTCTGATAGTCGCTGTCGACCCCGACCAGCATCACCCGCACGTCGTCGTTGCCGACGAAGCGCCGCTGCACCGTCTTGATCGGCATCACCACCACATCGTCCTGATCGCCGAAGCCGCCCTGCCCGCGCGTGCTCAGCGCGCCGATCACGTCGCAGCTGACGTTGCCCAGCCGGATGCGCTTGCCGATCGGATCGTCGCCGCGGAACAGGTTCTGCCGCACGGTATTGCCGACCAGGCACACCGATTTGCCCGCCTCCTGCTCCGCCGCCGTCCAATACCGGCCCGCGGTCAGCGGCCATGGCTGGACGGTCAGGAAGGCGCTGGTCGTACCGTTGATCGTCGTCGACCAATTCGCCCCCTCGTAGATCGCGGTGGCGCTGGAACTCGTCTGCGGCGCCACTGCGGTGACGCCGGCGATCTGCGTTGCGACCGCGTCGGCATCGGCCGTCTTGAACGGCGGCGGCGGCGGCCCGCCGCCGCCCCGCCCGAACCCCTGGCCGGGGCGGATCTGCAGGATGTTGCTGCCCAGCGCCGAAATCTGCTGCTGCACCGCAGCCGTCGTCGCCTTGCCCAGCGTCACCATGGTGACCACCGCGCCGACGCCGATGACGATGCCGAGGATGGTCAGGAACGAGCGCAACAGATGCCGCCGGATCGACCGCAGCGCGAGGATGAGGGTGGTGCCGAGCATCAGGCGATCCCCCCGGCATCGGATGCGGAATCGGGTATGGCGCGCGTCTCGCGCGGCCCCGTCGCCGCGTCCGCCGCCGGCATCTCGCCCTGCCGATGCTGCGCCTCGATCCGTTCGACCAGCCCGTCCTTGAAATGGATCAACGTGCGCGCGAACGCCGCCATGTCCGGTTCGTGCGTCACCATCAGCACGGTGATGTTGCTGTTCCGATTGAGGTTCGTCAGCAATTCCATGATCTCCACCGACCGTTCGGAATCGAGGTTGCCGGTCGGCTCGTCGGCCAGCAGCACATCGGGCTGCGTGACGATCGCGCGCGCGATCGCGACGCGCTGCTGCTGCCCGCCCGACAATTCCGCCGGGGTATGATCCCACCAGCGATCCAGCCCGACCTTGGCCAGCGCCGCCATGCCCAGCTCACGCCGAGCCTTCTTGTCCTCGCCGCGATACAGCAGAGGCAGCTCGACGTTCTCCAGCGCGCTCGTCCGGCTGAGCAGGTTGAACCC
The sequence above is a segment of the Sphingomonas insulae genome. Coding sequences within it:
- a CDS encoding 2Fe-2S iron-sulfur cluster-binding protein — its product is MHFTINGQSYQAEPDIRTSLLDLCREHLGLTGSKKGCDHGQCGACTMLVNGRRINSCLSLAVMHQDDEITTIEGLGTPDNLHALQSAFVRHDGYQCGYCTPGQICSAVGMLDEVRKGWASHVTDDLDAPRFDDEEISERMSGNLCRCAAYPNIVDAIREVAEADGTVDIALRHKVETGA
- a CDS encoding FAD binding domain-containing protein, with translation MKTFTYAKADSTDTAVRDAHASGAKYIAGGTNLLDLMKLQVETPDKLVDISRLPLGEIEEREDGGLTIGALVPNSDLAADPRVIEKYEVLSRALLAGASGQLRNKASTGGNLLQRTRCYYFYDTATACNKREPGTGCSAVGGFNRVLAVLGTSDQCIATHPSDMAVAMRALDATIITQTSDGDKRRISIHDFYRLPGETPNIETVLQPGELITHVELPAPPSGKQVYRKVRDRASYAFALVSIAGVVSVEDGRIASAALAFGGLGPMPWRNPAVEAALVGQAPSDAVFNAAADALLADARGYGSNDFKIPLARRVLIATLRDLTGE
- a CDS encoding xanthine dehydrogenase family protein molybdopterin-binding subunit, which codes for MFGFGSDTNALTMNKSHPDSLLDSSVQDIIGKPIDRIDGPRKVSGTATYAAEYQLDNVAYGYLVRATVGAGKIRSLDATRAKAMPGVVDVITDYASFIRNPQQGGETSAPAQGVEDVAYHGEIIAIVVAESYEVARDAALQVSVDYEPAEGRYSFLAHREEAEKPAPQQIPPHHSQGDVDKAMADATHTIDVTYTTPSQNSAAMEPHASLAVWEEGKLTLYGAYQMPSSDKLQLAKALGVSADKVRIVAAFVGGGFGSKLGIAPESVAAAIAAKRLGRPVKAVMARQQVFDATVRRSNTEQRLRLAADAEGRLSAIGHETLVSNLPGEDYFEPAGVSTHFLYAGENRLITHDIVRLDWMLAGSMRAPGEAVGLIALEGAMDELAEKTGIDPIELRRRNEPEQDPEKKVPYSSRALIPCLDRGAETFGWSRRKPAGTDRRGDWLYGIGVASGARSNMLIKSAAKVSIDGQGKAIVETDMTDIGTGTYTILGQITAEILGLPIEDVTVHLGDTDAPPGAGSGGSWGAASSGTSVYLACEALRDKIAKAMKVDAGELTLKDGRAIADNRSVPLAQLVGEGMAATGEVSPGSQEKTFNQASYGAHFAEVAVNVITGEVRVKRMLGVFAAGRILNEKTARSQCLGGMTFGIGCALSEELVHDPRNGKIVNRDLGEYHVPVNADVPQLDVDFLYERDVEANPLHAKGLGEVGICGAAAAIGNAIYNATGVRVRDYPLTLDKLLEGLPAV
- a CDS encoding xanthine dehydrogenase family protein molybdopterin-binding subunit, with amino-acid sequence MTDITMDRAHRPDALARARQNLLGQPIPRIEGPAKVTGTATYAYEGAPDGIAYAVIVGAPIGSGRVTAIDTATAEALPGVIAVIHDDPRIVTGGSNSQAQAHSDTDTIFHYGQPVAIVVAEDQAVARDAAKRVVVHAEPGADRFDAGAQPVQRDHGIGFLPAIDIGDLDAALERAEVTLDRHYTTPVHFPAALEPHASTVRWDDGKLTVRTSNQVIGSASATIATALGIDKGDVRVLAPFVGGGFGGKTGVGPEVILAAIAAERIGRPVKVALPRAQTAYLVHHRSATTQRVRIGADRDGRITAFAHEGVAAQNDDASFLEPIPFGSLPLYAGENRRFRTDLVRVDLPATGAVRAPGEAIGSFAVECAMDELAVQLGLDPIALRRINEPRVDPVNGKPFSTRRLVDCYDEGARRFGWDARQKRREGNWLIGHGMAAALRGNFTVKAEARVRLDTDGRAIVECDMTDIGTGTYTILAQTAGEMLGLPIDRVEVRIGDSDLPASAGSGGSFGAGSACSATVLACEDIITELARRMNAAPEDLVLQDGCVTAGGRSVALADLIRGESIVATGKTGPGAETKRTSQASHGAHFVEVAVHAVTGEVRVRRMLGVFDIGRVLNAKTAASQLIGGMIWGLSYALGEAAEVDTRNGHFVNPDFGEYHVAVHADVPPIEVHFIEEIDDHANPVGAKGVGELGISGAGAAVANAIHDATGVRVRDFPVTLDKLLAGLPNL
- a CDS encoding XdhC family protein, whose amino-acid sequence is MAENDSVLTAARNWQGEPLALATVVSTWGSAPRPKGSHMLVHADGRFEGSVSGGCVESDILQTAADVIAGAPFQLRTYGVADDAAWEVGLPCGGEIAVMVQPVSATGFDPELFDRIAEARDHGQAVTVTTDLATGHSDLKPAETGEVFVNRYDPPRRLLIVGAVQIAQALAALATTLGIDTTVIDPRARFLTEERFPGVTLDDRWPDEAIEALKPGPSTAVVTLSHDIKIDDPALIAALASNAPYVGALGSRRSHAARRDRLAAAGLSVEQIDRIDAPVGIDIGAIGPSEIALSIAAAMVGAFHGFGHDRG
- a CDS encoding nucleotidyltransferase family protein, which produces MIAAEDCVLVLLAAGRSLRMGDIGSKLDEPFLGRPLGLHVAVALEDMPFMERVAVVGQADCDYAAHGFVIVRNDDPQLGMGRSVALGVDCARARDAKAVVVALADMPRVTATHIYTLLDAVDGDDAVVASSDGRSPRPPAVFGRARFDTLVQLEGDAGARDLVRAGKHVVTTPAELIDVDTPEELERLRELVNAPEAYTRRRHG
- a CDS encoding ABC transporter permease, coding for MLGTTLILALRSIRRHLLRSFLTILGIVIGVGAVVTMVTLGKATTAAVQQQISALGSNILQIRPGQGFGRGGGGPPPPPFKTADADAVATQIAGVTAVAPQTSSSATAIYEGANWSTTINGTTSAFLTVQPWPLTAGRYWTAAEQEAGKSVCLVGNTVRQNLFRGDDPIGKRIRLGNVSCDVIGALSTRGQGGFGDQDDVVVMPIKTVQRRFVGNDDVRVMLVGVDSDYQSSAVQASISALLRERRHLTGGRDDDFNIFDTKQISDTLTGTTTLLTRIVAAVAAISLVVGGIGIMNIMLVSVTERTREIGIRLAIGAVAREVLLQFLVEAVALSCLGGVIGLILAQGVILALSPLMQVQWTFDLQINLIAFAISAVIGVVFGYFPARRAAALNPIDALRHE